A window of Dysidea avara chromosome 1, odDysAvar1.4, whole genome shotgun sequence genomic DNA:
cagcaactgggcaTAGCCAgtcatcaaacctggaaccttttgattaccatgCCTACCCTTTAGACATTTTAcaactactgtatagcctaaaggggcaaatttttcgaAGTTGAGCAATGTTACTAAAGATAAAATTTTTGCGTATTTGCAAAAACGCTcctaaaatgtattagactatgtGGAGGTCTAActatttcaaggataaatttTTCACTGGCAACCTCCAAAAccgcaaaatcagcaaaaattttcccccttgaaatatttaggctataatTGTGGTATTATGATAGAACTAGCCAATATTTCACAGATCTTTCTACACTCATCAGAGTTTTATTTATAGCCAAGATTCTGACTtaaccttctcacaggtccccaGTGGGATAGTAATCCCATTTCCACATGTTAAGGCATGAAGCTTACATGGATCAGCATACATAGACCAGCTATATTACAAGTCTGTAATGTCTCAGGTGAACTTATCATCTAGCATCATACACGTAATCTATTTATATCTTTAAAAGAAACATAATTCTCATTTTCATGAGCACAAAGTAATTCACTCAGTTATTTGATAACTTAATTTGATTGAATAAAGCTGATGACTAGAATAGTTGCATGATTGAttgacttgatatacatgtttagtattTCCTGTAAAACACCATTGGAATCATTGTTTTATAATCAATATCATGGTAATAATTCACTAGTTACCgaatagcctaaatattttaaggGAGGatattttcaaggttgagcaatgttgtaacaaaatttttgctgatttgtAAATAATCCAAAATGTAGAGATctataaatatttcaaggataaaattgggtgtaactaatcactggactggactactggactgacatatttttggtttttacacattctgaggttggttttattgagtcttgctagccaagggccttcagaaaacttgaagtctgctactaaaatgatcagTGTGAGGAGTGGAATAAGCAAAAATTTACTTCTACCTctattatgttcttctacagtacatatacctatactccttatcagtatgctgcagggaatgtgctagttatgtTTAACCAATGATAAAGTcttggagatagtagcaagcttgtacaatgctaataaatttggttatatattatagtacaccaaccagcacatgtaagaactaatcatgatagcagaaaaacctacagttgtgcaatgagtttgtatattgcatgtaggaacGAATTTAACTACAATAGATTATCTAGaaaggataggttgtgtccaggggtctgagctatttagttcaagaataggtagcacaaatatagtaaaatgatttttagtagctattgctatatatattacaatctccaaaacgAAGTGTATAAATGTTGTAAAGCATAACAAAtagtgagaagtcagttttagcttactccactcctcacactgattattttagtagcagactgcaagttttctgaaggcccttggctagcaagactcaataaaaccaacctcagaatgtgtaaaaaccaaaaatatgtcagtccagtagtccagtccagtgttccagtccagtagtccagtccagtgattagttacacccgataaaattttcactgttaggCCCAAAAACCTcgaaaaacaaaatttttgcCTTAAATGTTTAGGCTATACAGCAACTGTAGCAGTAAGCACATGTTGCATAGTATCAGAAGACAACATTGGTTGTTGACAGGTGTTATCCCACTATACTTGTAAACTTCTTGAAGATGACAATGAATATTCACAACCCAGGTGTCAGATTTGTCTAATAGATTCAGAAATGAAAACATTTAGCTCTTATAGTATCACATGATGAGTTATAGTTTTGAGCAATGCACCTATCAACGTCATTCCCTAGATACGTATATAAGGAATGGTGGGTATTCATAAATGTTACATGGTAAGTTCCCAACCCCCAGGGACAACTTTGTGTTACAAACTACAAATGCCATACAATGTACATACGTAGGGGAATTGCTAAGTACATACTTATTCttgttgcaaatgcccctaccctgtGGACAAATTCTACCCTACCAGGTAGTTGTGGTGCATAACATTCAtaggtacatatgtacatgtagtccattaataataaataccagCAAATCTTTGAGCAACCACATACATATCATTCCCCCACATACACGTTTATACATCTTAGACTACTGGGACTTAAGGTTAAGGTGGGATATGTTAGTGGGAATCAGCTTCAGCGGAGGGAGCCCGCGGCATTAGAATGTgaagtacaaaaacaacaacaacaagttgatgttgtgctacttctaaaaaccaggcgccatgcagctagctaactcatctggaataactatagacagtatatactactatgaattaaccaactatgtattactactttacaatagggtagtttgggttgtgcaataatataattagctatttctcgtattttgtaattcatgaaatattcgtaattcgttcaattacgttgctatgcactgctaaggaagcgtttgttaaataaaccgcttttaccaacatattacgcacaaaactatcttctaaactgttttatagtgtgactaacgtgttttttcccacaaattctctcgacaaagcctcaaagctgctcttcattttcgtttgcgtacgtaagggatacgccccctttcaactcgaagcgataggctattcctggcagtgtacgaggcctgcaccgttgtttttcagttgctaaatgcctgaaaacctcaaggggaaggtagtctgaggaaagtcaccacacccgtatttcagtccgccgaaaagaaaccacctcagagcaaagttcacctgtgcagaagtttaatacagacttcatttcacttttacttcttacgtaaaagctgcttttaccgttattaaacgattttgctcacgtgggtgcgtacggacaaacataggtagatagttacacacacacacttttacgaaaacaattacagtaaaccaggcgcacgcccacagccggccttcggccggctgtgggcgtgcgcctggtttaaaaacaagAAGATACTATAGCGCAATAACAACACAGTGGTACGCAAGGTACTGTATTTGAGCCAATTCAGGAGAAATGACTTAACCTTCAACTGTCTGTAGTCACGGAGAAGCGACTTTCTTGTTCCGTCTTTAatggctaataaaaaaaaattatagctaCGGAGATTTTTGAGGCGGGTAACTTAAGCACACGTCACGTGACCTCGTGGATTCGTTAGTTGAAAAATCGCTTCCCCTTCTTGAACTCGTGACTAATAATTATCTTACGTAATGGGGATTTCCTAGAAATCTGTTGACGAGTCAGCGAATAGACTACGGCATagatattattaactcttgatagatTATCTATGACTGCGGCGAGTGCGCGGAAGTTCGGCGCCACTATGATTCACAGTGATTGGGCGAGTCACTGACGTTTAAAAGTATCAGCTGAGATTACTGTGACTGTAGAACGCTAGTGAGGTACGAATGTCAGTAGTTAAGAATGCTACGATTGGTTTAGTGCTAGTGGAGTATAAAGTTAATGTTTGTCAACTGTAGCCTTTGCTTGCCAACAAAGTGCGTAGGAGTCACATTTTGTTGAATTCAATCGGCATGTCTATATGTAGGGCACAGAGGTCATTCAAGTGTGAGATCATGTCTCGGTGTTCCTGGGGCAGGACAATTTTCAATGGTCCTGTGACGGTAATCTCAAGTGGTCAAAATGTAAGTAATGTATCAGTATTAGTAGTTAACTACACGTATGGATACAAATGCACACATTACAAAGGGTGACACACAAACACTTGGTGTAGGTTAATCTCCGACTGGTCATCGCATTCAAAAGTAAATGGTCAGGCTACAAATTTGTGAGTGTAAGGTCAAGATGGGATGTAGATAAAGTTTACAGAATTGTAGTATGGACTATTCTTTAACAAGACGTTAATATCCATTGATGGTTTTTTGATATTGTGTGTAGTAGATTCTGTATTTTTGTCACTTTGTTCCGACACATGAAAAGTATGGGCAATCTAGTTTCTGTGTGTTATACTTGTTGCATTGTAATATGATGTTTTGCTTAATAGTTCATACAGGAGAATGTATTGTGGTTTGTAATGTATACAGTGAAAACCTTTGCTAATTAACCACTGACCTTATCAAGGCAAGCACATAACTCACTTAGTGGGGGTCGATTGCCTTGCCATAGTATTGTTGTGTCATGTCTAGTAGGCCATGTCAACTTGATTATATAGTTGTTTCATGAGCACACTTTCATATAAGAAAATACCACTAGAAACTCTTGTATTCAAGCCTTGTATTCTTCCAATGCATTTAATTAATCTTCTTCAACAAAAGCTAGCTCAGAGACGCACCATGGCAGCAAACAAGTTGCCATTTCAAGACCACGCCCCATTATTTGTATTGTGTGTTGATTTGTACTCCTTTTGTCCTGACTTCTGTTATCCTCTGACTAAAAGTAACTAAGTGGTTGCTTTGTATGTATAATTTTTTAACACtgcttgtaccaagagttcataatatttgtatatataaatattatgaactcttgcttgtaCCCACACAGTTTATTCATAatgttaatttatttttatattgtagaGCCCTGAATGCAGTTATTTGGAGGCTGTGTGTGGTGTTTGCAAAGATCAACCGGcaacattaaaagtttacaAGGAGTCAACACCTAATAACAAAGACCTTATACAAGAGATTTCATTTACGTGTGTGAAGCATGTTGACTATGTGAAAGAGCGATATGGAAGGATCATTGTGATCAAAATGTTTGAGGGTAATGATAACTTTTCTTTTTATGCTGAATCGGTTGCAGCTACTACAAAATGGTTTAGATATTGTGGACTACTCTTTTCTATACCATGTTATGTCATTCCGAACATTCCGGAGGAGAACTTGGTTTCACAATGTTTTATTGATGAGTGTGATGACCCTGAAAAGTTTAATGCAAGTATGTGAGTATGTGTTTTTGTCACAGCTCATGTATGTACTactaccgtatggagggaaattTTGGCActgttaaaatttggcgaatgaccatgaatttaccaaattttccccatccaaatactTTACTAGTCAAGAAAATAGCTAACCAAGCctcgaactaatcaattttctactcaaccAAGGGATACTGGGCCAGGAATCACGCAAGAGCCAAGCCTGCCTTGACCACCTTACTAGGTAGCTATCTACTGTATgcgtggtatcctcaaacctcACGGTGTGACAAGTAGCGATTCCTACCATATTAAGTATGATATTCACtgttccagagggtgtagatctactgtctatgtAGTTTTACCTTTTAGTTATAGATGACTCCCGCTGAAGAGGCGTGACACTCCCAGTTCTTGCTTCAGACAATgattagtaatctaattaattaaatagggcgTGCGCTctgctaacaattcgccaaattttattttgccaacagtgatattttgcttgattcgccaatTTTTTCCTttaaagtttccctccgtacggtatAATTAAGTCATTGTATAGTGAGGTCATCTATACAAATTGACCATTTTACAAATCCCCAAAAATGTATTATTTGTTAACCACCTGGTCAGGTAATTTATGCCCTAAACAGGGATGGACAAATTTGACAGTTTAGCtaccatagagtctggttgttaagtgcatcCGCTCAATAAAACTTTACATAACTGTTTTAATCAACACACATTTGTGCCTACTAAAATGCTGTGACAAAGATTATTATGAATTCACTTTCTTGGGTGTGATTTACATTCCCACATTTACCAGTATTTGGAGTCTAGTTTGGAGTCTAGTTTGGAATCTAGTTTCTGAACAAATATTTAATGTGAAGCAAGACCATTGCCATTAGTAGCTAGGCATAGCAAAAAGTGTGTTATTATTGGCTACGTACTGCTTGtactagtgctgaaatgattatTCGACTAATCGGTCGGCATGACACTATTCGTTTCATTAAGACATTATTCAAATATTccttagcactttgtacactgtgatCAGATGGATAAAGCCGGTCTTGAAACTTTGGATTCTGGAAAAGTGGCATATTTATGCTGTAAAGATTCTGTTTTAAAAGAAACCGAAATGCATAGCTCCCAAGCTTTACCTTGCTCCttaacaaaaggtttcagtacttattgaaCAGAAATacatgcttaaagaataatcagaTATTCtgttgttttgttcacaactattcgagtAGTAAAAATTGCCATTCATTTCAACactagggcccaaacgaacttggattgtcagggttcGAACATTCATCAACTAAAGTTCACAAATCTTTCGAACTTTTAAATGGAGCTGATTCCTgtttataaattatagatcacagcatattaaatgttaaatgcatgtctcacaagtttgcaacacacacatgcagttgtactgactcaacagttttactgagaaaacttgaaattgaataccacaagttaaaatgtttgtggttactaggttttaaatacattttactactgctatacagatGAGACAAGTGATGGCaccacatagaaaccttaaaacctcatagaggcatggcctgtgaccaccactaaaccatcaacacataacttaattaaatgcctaataccatatgtctggcctcccccacatcattatgcaacaaagcaaaatggATAGCTTAACTGTATCACTATCTAATTAGTAACTATAGTTTGAACTGTTCAACCCACATTCGAATGTTCGTTCGAACGAACCTTCGAATTCATCaaagttcgtttgggccctagtATGTATCACATGAAATTTTGTGTCTCACTCCTTTTTgttatatatgtagctacaccTCGTGTTGGAGCTTTGTGGTCATCTACATGTGCCTAGACATGTGCTTATCAATCATTATTAAGTACATGCGTGCATGTAAGAAATAATATGCACTTAGTATATACGTGTGCTGgacaaccagactctacggtaACTCTATATGTTTTGAATTTCTGTAAAGCATACAGTACATGACAGACATCATATACCTATGTTTTTACTTTCATCAACTATAATAATCTTATCCTTCCTTCTTTTCTTTTGGAAAGAAGGTTCAAATTCAACTTGGTATTACAAGTTATGGCTACAAATATATGCACCTATAGTTTCCAAACTTATCATAATGCAAATATTAGATAAATTCTGAAATGGTGCAATCAACAGTGTACAAAAGCTGGCTTTGTTCATGCCTTGATTTCATCTCTGTATATTCCATATTTTATATCATACAGTGTATTACAAATAAAAATTACTTGACATTTTATTTCCACATGTGTCCATATGGAATCCCTGTATTATAAAAGTCAAAGTGTACTATAATACCTGTAGCTGCTTATACAGGATTTTGAATCAGTAACTGTAATTACTTTGTATCCAAATCTATTAGATAGGCACCAGTGTTGGCTAATTTCTGTGTGTTTTTAGTAGcctgtaaattatacatgttgtTAAAACTATTCATGATCATCTAAAATTATATTTCCTTCTGCAGTTTGTGCATGGGTGGTCTACATAATCAATGAAGGGATTGCCTTGGAGAACACTACCTTGACTGGGCTCTGCATTATCACTATTCGCAGCAGTGATGCCACATTTAACATACATAATTTTCACACTGGGAAACATCTGCTGTCTTGGAAGCGTGCAGCAATAAGGAAATCTGGTTGTATAAAGTCACTTGTGTTCCTAGAGGCGGGTAGGAAATGTGCTGGTGGTCCAGGATTGTTGTGGATGCAACATCCAATTCCAAAGGCGAAAGAATTACAACAATGCCTCCATGAGTAAGTTTGTTATAGTAGATTGTAATGCCTTAAATATTGgtgtttaaaaaaatatatattgttTACTAGTTTTCTATTCTATGGACCCGATGGTATCAGTCAACCGAGAGTATCCACCCATATTGCGTGTGACTCAGCAATGATCAAGAGCTATCATAAAGGTTGTGGTCGCGAGTCAATGCAAGCAAATGATGAAAGCCAGCATGTGGATCTTCCATGTACATCTTCGTGGTTGTTAAAACAAAGTCCGTCTTTGCAGGCATTAAAGGACACATCTGGCTTATCACAGAGTTCAACTGCTTCTAGTGGGTACTGCTCAGACACCAGTCAGTGTGATCCTTCTAGGGAAGATTTTCAATCCAGTACTACCAAAGTAATTCAACAACAGGGCTCATGTAAACACCACAGTTCTCTAGACAGAAATAGGAAAGGAAGCAACAATACAAACAATGATGGTACAGCTACTCCCTCAATAAACACATCAAAACATTCAACTGGTCAAATGTATGAAAACTGCTTTGTGAGAGCTTCTTCATCAAAGCAATATGAAAACTTTTCACCTTTGAACCCTCTTTTAACCCCTCCCCTACCTCCTAGATCTGTCAAAAAGACTCCTCTTTATGAGAATCAACCGCCAGTACTCAGCAATCCAAAGACAAGTCCCGAACACCCTTCAAATAACTGTTCCTCCACTTCAACTGTAGATTGCTCAACACAGACACAGTCCACATGTGAACCAGTGTCTCCAACAACTGAGAAACTAAGCAGGTAAATATTAGTACTTCATATCTGGGCgtgtaatgtacagtatatttttGTGTACTGCATTACTGTTAGTGTTCAGTCTGCTAGAATTGCCTGTTACTTTATACACACTATAGTCTCCATGACTCATCTGTACCAGATCCCAATACCATATTTACATAATACAAATTCCTTATATTGTCTATGCAACAAAGTGTTGAGTTATGAGAAGCAATCTAATTGGTACTGCTGCTATTATAAAAAATATACTTATGCTACCTACCACATATAATGTTACAAGTGCTCGAATACATGCAATTGTGCATGATAAAAACTCACTAAAAAGGGATGTGACAGCTGTTTCGCTCATGAGTGTTCCTCTGTCAATGAAGACATGCGAGCAAAATGGTTGCCACACCCCCATTTAAAAATCGAACGCAATTATGCATTCGAGAACTTGTGACGTTTTGTACGGGCTATACTATACCTGGAAAACTGGTAGTTATAATAAGTATGCATGAGACTTTTTATGTTCACAAAATTGAGCACTCAACCATGaatttatattcatgctattgctattattaataatatagatttatAAATACTGTAGTTTAGCTAATTCATCAGTTATATAGTAATTTGGTAATTAtgctgctatgcactgctaaggaactGTAACTCTAACAAACTGCAAATCACACGCACAAGTATCTggtcaactgttttatagtgtgtctgtcATGTTTTCTCATGCGAATTGCTTAGGGAAAGTGTATTATTTTTTTAAGATttattattaagactttacagcacgaaggtctgtaggacacctgtgGTTAGGGTggtatcatgatattgccctaatCACATAtcgatatcatgatattgccctaatCACATATCGATATGATATCGCCCTAACCACAGGTTGATatgatattgccctgtggtcagggtcAGAGTAAGTTGGAAGCGTAATAAGTGCTATGAAAAGTTTTCGTGTTAATTGCATTTTGAGATTGTGAAGGTGGGATATAGCATTGAAGGAGGGAAGCGGTGGCCGTGATAGTCATTTCTAACCTTCTTGGTGGGTGGCCCATTGTTGCTATCGTTCATCTGGAAGTTTTCTTCATCTTTCTAGTTTTGTGTAATCCTGCATGCCACTACAGTCTTAGTGAAGTACGCTGCATAGGATGACCTCTTGGGTGTTTACTTATACTGTTTTCTCAGGTGGGACTCCCCTCTCTCTTTGTCTTTCTAGCTTGTCAACAAAGACATTTACTGCATCCGTGGCCTGGCACGAGATCTCGTGTGATTAATATAGCCCAAGTATAAAAACCTAACCTATTCAGTGAGGCTTAACAGGGCTTATTGTGCCAAGGCCATGTACTTGTCATATTTCATCAATCAGGAAGTATTTCAGCACCCAAGGAGGCCCAGTATGCttttcaatacaaaaccattgggctcACGTGCAcgcttccaacctcctctgggtcAGGGTAATACATGAAACATggcctgtggtttcctttgatctgaggtgtcattGTGGTATATATTTACTAACTGTGTCAGGGGTAGTGGAGCAGGCCGAAGAGTGAGCATACAACACATACGATATTATTCTTGGGAGTCTGGgaccccccaggaaatttttcaTAGTTTAgaactgctctgttagagtatcttgatcttttcttgcaagcgCATGGTTCAGGTGGGGGGCCATGCTCCCCCATTTCTACCacctatgtactgtatgatacaaaattttggtgagAGAAAATTTTGGCAATTAGAATTTGGTGGATAAATGCTTGTCATATTTGCATTCTCTCTATTTAGTTTACTAAAAAATTGAACAAAAATTTTCTATGGTGAATTATAGTCATTCCCCAAAATTATACAGTATTCCATTTCATGATCATTCTAGGTGACTGTCTTATTAGTAAGAGTAGTACAACAGTGTGACAgttctattaaaatttttgactgctctattagagtatcttgatcttcttTAACAGAATTGTGCAGATATTTGTACCGGTAATGTTTTGTAATTGCTTCAGAATGCCAACATGATTCCTTACTCCTACACATAGCTATTATTCCTGAAGCTGTGTCGTCATAATCACCCCATCcctaaaaagtaaacaaacttgaaatctcgtacagccTGTAGAATTTGAAATCTAGTCTTACAACAGATTTTCCATGTATTTCGAGTTCTTAACGTCATGTGAGTCAAATATTCTGGATATTCTGCTTTGAAATCTTGCCATAAAGTCTTTGAAATTTGGAAAGATTAGAAATCTTGTACAGGATTTGTTTTGACTTGTAGACCCCCTAGAATAAGCAACAGTGTTACAGGATAAACCAAACTACTTACTGTGCATGTGCATCTTTTTCAAAGTGAATAGTAGTCCAGATAAGTCTTAGCAGGAACATGGATTGAATGTGTGCGGTTGCCTATATTGTCTAGTTTGTGAAATAGTGATTTTATCactgtatgtaggtatatgttGTGCTTTATAGTTCTCAAAGTGTCCCACCATTTTTACAGTATGCAATATTGAATCAGTTAATTGGTATCTTTAATTAAGGTATTACTGATTAAGCAGATGTCAAAattgtatactgtacatgtctTTATCACACAGTTTTGGTCTAAAATACCACCCTTAaaacagcctcacaataccttcacggTGCCTTAGCAATGTTGTTTAGGTATAACTAAGCCgtaaagtgccttcagtacaacctgaagCACTTACAATAGGTTGCTACATTTGTTCAAAATTATTCAGTGGAaggactgactgatgtctttaGACCatcataacttgataatggctaaggctatgggcttgattttttcactgctcgacGTCGTTTCAGCCCAACATACAGCAATACATCATAGACTTACTTGTGTCTTACTTTGTAAACAACGAAAGTTTGAATTCAGCGAATCTACCAAACTTTATTCAGCTATCAGCTATTCAGTATATTGCTCTATGTAAGTTGCATGATATATTTGCCA
This region includes:
- the LOC136239994 gene encoding uncharacterized protein; its protein translation is MSRCSWGRTIFNGPVTVISSGQNSPECSYLEAVCGVCKDQPATLKVYKESTPNNKDLIQEISFTCVKHVDYVKERYGRIIVIKMFEGNDNFSFYAESVAATTKWFRYCGLLFSIPCYVIPNIPEENLVSQCFIDECDDPEKFNAICAWVVYIINEGIALENTTLTGLCIITIRSSDATFNIHNFHTGKHLLSWKRAAIRKSGCIKSLVFLEAGRKCAGGPGLLWMQHPIPKAKELQQCLHDFLFYGPDGISQPRVSTHIACDSAMIKSYHKGCGRESMQANDESQHVDLPCTSSWLLKQSPSLQALKDTSGLSQSSTASSGYCSDTSQCDPSREDFQSSTTKVIQQQGSCKHHSSLDRNRKGSNNTNNDGTATPSINTSKHSTGQMYENCFVRASSSKQYENFSPLNPLLTPPLPPRSVKKTPLYENQPPVLSNPKTSPEHPSNNCSSTSTVDCSTQTQSTCEPVSPTTEKLSRSLSGGSSPPPMPSKHQLERLAFQKCSTKMVDSLSIATIQPYLMDQGLLTQRDIEIMMHRYMTNHEKIIHLISELPRKGDGFFEKFMLCLCNSKSGTGHNDIIRSLTVSLNEVKIVHSKGAEKMPEQTTAS